GAAAATTACCTCGAAGGGTATGTGCGGGTTGAAGGCATTGAGAAAGCGGTACTCATTCAGGGACGTATGAATCTGAACCGTGCCGTCGATGGGGATGTAGTGGCCATCGAAATGCTGCCCGAGAGTGAATGGAAAGCCCCGAGCGATGTGGTGCTAGTGGATGAACAGAACGATCCGGGTGATATGGTAGAACCGGATCCGACATTCAGCGTGAAACCACAGGCAGAGCGTGAACCAACAGCAAAGATAGTTGGCATTATTAAACGGAAATGGCGCCAGTACTGTGGAATACTGATACCCAGTCATATCCAGGGCTCAACACGCCACATTTTTGTACCGGCGGAACGGAAAATTCCACGTATTCGCATCGAAACGCGTCAGGCAGCGACGCTCTTATCCCAGCGTATCATAGTTGCGATAGACCAGTGGCCACGACATTCGCGCTATCCACAGGGTCATTTCGTGCGTGCTCTCGGACCGATCGGTTCGAAGGAAACGGAAAATGAAGTTATTTTGCTGGAGCATGACGTGCCGCACAATCGTTTCTCGGAGGATGTACTCGCCTGCTTGCCGCAGATGCCATGGGTAATCAGAGATGAAGATTTAAAGCGCCGTGTAGATTTGCGTGGCATTACCATCTGCTCAGTGGATCCGCCCGGATGTACGGATATTGATGATGCGCTGCACGCACGCCGCCTACCTAATGGGAACATTGAAGTGGGAGTTCACATTGCGGACGTTAGTCACTTCATTCGACCGGGCACAGCGCTCGACCGGGAAGCTGCGGGTCGAGCCACAACCGTTTATTTGGTCGATAAGCGTATCGATATGGTGCCGGAGTTGCTCAGTTCCAACCTTTGCTCGCTGCGCGGTGGTGAGGAACGATTCGCATTTTCCTGTATCTGGGAGCTGGACGATGAGGCAAACATAAAGCACACAAAGTACCACAAAAGTGTGATCAAGTCGAAAAATGCACTCACGTACGAAGAGGCACAAATCATCATCGATGATGCGAAGCAAACCAATGAGGTGGCCACTTCATTGCGAATGCTGAACAGCCTCGCTAAAATCTTGAAAAAACGGCGCACGGAGAAAGGGGCCCTGGTATTGGCTTCGCCGGAAATTCGTTTCCACGTAGATAGCGAGACGCATGATCCAATCGACGTGAAGGCTAAGCAACTGCTGGAAACGAACTCGATGGTGGAGGAATTCATGCTGCTCGCGAACGTTTCGGTAGCGGAGAAGATCGAAAAAGAGTTTCCCGAGTGTGCGATGTTACGTCGCCATCCGTGTCCTCCCCAATCGAACTACGAGCCACTGGTTAAGGCTGCACAGCATCAGGGCTTTGAGATTGTAACGACAAGCGGTAAGGAACTGGCAACCAGCTTAGACAATGCAGTAAAGCGCGACAATCCATACTTCAACACCATGCTGCGCATACTGGCCACGCGTTGCATGATGCAAGCCGTCTACTTCATCAGTGGCACTTTGCAGCAGGATGAATTTTTCCACTATGGTCTGGCGGCTCCAATCTACACCCACTTTACGTCTCCGATTCGTCGTTATGCTGACATCATTGTGCACCGTCTGCTAGCGGCTTGCATCGGTGCTGATTCTACCTACCCAGAGCTGCTGGACAAAAAGATTAACTCTAACCTGTGCAACAATCTAAACTACCGCAACCGAATGGCGCAGTACGCCGGTAGAGCGTCTGTTGCTCTACACACTCATCTGTTCTTCCGCAAGCGATCGGAGGATGAGCAAGCGTACATCTTATTCATTCGGAAGAACGCCCTCCAGATACTGGTGCCAAAGTATGGATTCGAGGGTACGATTTACGTGACGGGGCGAAATAACGAAGAAATCAAGACGGGCGTACGGTTCGTGTACGACGAAGAACGACAGACGCAGCGTTGTGGAAATGTCGTATTCCGGGCGTTCGATCCCGTCGTAGTACGGTTAAGCTTGGATTCGACAAATGTGCAGCACGAGAAGCTTGTGTTTGAACTGGTGGAACCATACATTGAAGGGTTCAGCATAAAACCAGACGGCATGGAAGATGAAGCACCGAAAAGGAAAAGCGATCAGACTCCTACGAAATCGAAGAAGAGTAAAAAAGCTAAGTAAGTCGAATGTTGATGTAAGAAGTTTCTGCCGTACACCCGGGGGTTTTGAataaatcgtaataaaataacaaaaaaattgttcgtccttttttcacaaaaattatcttttgtCTCCTGTTTTCCCGTTCATGATTAAACACGTCATCGTTTCACGTGGTCAGGTCCAACGACTCCAGCAGGTTGAATTCACATATTCCAACCATCGTATCCTTTTGGTCCACTGGGCGGATCAAACTTGTTGGAGGCGGAATGGTAGTTGGGTCCTTAGAACTAAAAATGGTCACACTGTGGCTTGATTCCACATATTATCCGATCCGTGTGTACGATGCTCACAGATGTGATTTCAAAACAGCTATGATTCATACTGTTTTATATAACCTTTTACATTACTTACTCTACACAAAAAGCAACCAAATAAGTTGTGTATTACATCTTAATTATACTATATTTTTGGCATAACTTGAAAACTAAACAGTTCCTGTTGACCATACACAAACTGTCTGCCTTTGTCTTTCACAGTCCCCCACAGAGGATGtctcgtttgtttttatgttgctcGTTTTGCTTAGGTTTAATAAATATCATCTTAGATGTTAACACACATGCATATACATATCTGCGCCCGGtttcgtttgtgttgtgtCCGTGGTCAAGTTGTCTTTTTAGTTCGTGAAAGGTTTCACTAAAGAGGCTCGCATTTGGAAGGCCGCAGCAAACATTATtatggctttttttcttttaaaattttaaacatctgTCTCTTAATGCATCTCAAAGGACCATCGATGAATCCTACCACCATTTCACAATTCAACGCAttagttaatttaaaaaaaaagccactttCACGGTGTTTGTCATCGATCAACATCCAGCTCCATTAATGGATCATTTGAAGGAGAGttataaaacatcaaaaatgtgtaaattgtttaaaaaataaactcaacAAACGAACTTCTGTAATTAACGTGTAACTTTCGCTATATATGCAAGCATGCACAACTAATTGTCTTTGTCCTTTCCTTTAGTGCGCGTAATTTATATTaccaaaaaatcattcaaaaaccACACGTGAAAACATTTGAATAGCTTAAAAACCATGTGCGATTCTGTGCCCTATACTATCCACTCAATATGCTTTTATATAGTAATATGCATGTGTAAAATATCTAtaacgttttttgttttgttttatattactttccattattttcctttcccctcATGCGCCTCTTGACATAGGTGACTTAGCCGTTTTGTATGTCTTTCCACGATTTGTGACAATTTGTTGgtcgttttgcgtttttttatgtacagctgttacaaaatatgtttcttttttgttcactaTCGTCCCTACACACTAGTTGTCTCCTTTAGCGGAATCATTCGGCCAGCTGATGAAGAATGTAATATCACAAATAAAATGCTTACTGATTACTGATATGACAAAGAGACCATCATCGGTGCGTTTCGTTTGCTTaatcgcaacaaaaacaaacgcataTAAAATATATCCTGAGCGTAACAAATTAACCTAATCGAAACAGGATGGCAAAGTTGGAAAGCTAAAGCATGTTAAGCGCGCTTTCTAGTGGATGAACGCTTGGTTAAATCGATCACCGATACGCATGATACGTACGCGATCCAGCATTGGTGTGGTTGTTGAGGAttgcatatttaaaaaaaggtttactAAACGAATTCCAAGGGTAATAATCGCACGTGCGACGACCGACAAAACGATGAACGATGGAAGCATGGTGCTGGTACAAAATCTACTCGACCCGGAAATGAAACGTTAACTGTTTGCTTGTAGTGGCCACTCAGGCATCGTCCGTTGATCTATTCATCCTGCTGCAGGTTAAATCGTCCGACCGTACGGTAGCATACCCATCGAAACGCCGTCCGCATACGACCGCAGATCCACGGACAAAGTCCACCGGCAGTTAGAATTTGCGAGCACCAGTACTTCAAATAATCGGTAAAGTTGGTGGTTAAGGAGATATAAACACAGAAAAACAAGTTCATAATAAAAAgttctttaaaaaagaaacaaatttaaaaaaacacacaaacaagattagttgaaacatttgaaaagGATATTATAAACTCCATGGCGAATGGCCCCCATTAATGTAGGACACGTAGGTGAAACCATCTTTGCATTTACCGCGTATCGAGTAGTAGTAAGGCAAAAAGGAATGAAGGACAAACCTAAAATGCACAAAGGAAAGTGAGTGAGCCAAGTGAATCATACGCTCCTGGTCGAATCTTTTAACTTACCCTCTTCGTTCGTAGAAAAGTATGGCGGTACGATTCGTGGTTAGTACGTGCAGAAATATTGCCTTCACTTTGTGCCGCTCCGCAGTCGTTAGGTGGTTGATTAGGGAATCGAGCAACAGCGAACCAATACCGTTTTGGCGGTACTTTCGATGTACTCCCAACGACAAAATGTACCCAATCTCTGCATCCCGACCCATCGATTCCGGAAGAATGCCCCGATCCTGTGGACGGAACAAAGCGCACTATTTGCGAGTAACGTTACGAAACAAGCGTGCCACACTCGATACGAACAGATTACCTCTTTGTTAAGCTTGCTGTACGATTTGATCTCCGCCACGATTAGCCCAATGATGCTGAAGTTGTAAATGGCTGCCAGCGCGAAAAAGCGCGTACTGGACGTAATGTCCACGTACCACGAAAGAGGATAATCGATGGGGAACCAATCCTGACACAAGGTCCGTACCTCCTCGAGATCGTCCGGGCAGAGAAAGCGTAGCTGCACATCGTTCGCTGAACACAGTGGTACCGACGGATATTCGTATGAGTTATGAAGACGCTCGTTGTTTTTTGTGCTGCCAAGGTGGTTCACTGGAAACCTACGGTGAGAAGAAACCGTACATATTATTGCATGAACGGACATTACACACCATATCTAGAATGACCTTCGCCGAGAGGGAGCTTACGAAACTTTTAACCGGATGTGGTGGTATGTGCAGTGCGCACCACAAGCGTTACTACCTACTAGATAAGATTAACGTAGCGAAACACTTCAATGAACATCGCACATGTGATATTCAATCCACAGTAAGCCATGTAATATAACACTGTTGGTGAGTTGGAATTGCAAACGCGTTAGCAGCTCATTACGGCCGGGaagtgtttttcatttccatttgacCTGGGAAACTACATTTCTTGTAGTTTCATgccataaaatattcatatagTTATAGCGTTCTTTACAAGGTACACCGATGTACCACCATCGTGTTCCCCAAAATGAACATAGGTCATTGAACGCCTTTACTTGCCTTCCCGCTCGGTGTTAGGGAGTGCATTATCAGTTAGTTCCGATTTATGCAAACATTGACGACACCAGCAGGCTGCCAGGCAACCGCCCATAAACCTTAATTGCATTCTCGAGCGCAGCGCCAGAGTTGAACATTGCTCACGTCGACGCCGTAACAAAGACCCGTGTTTAATGGGCAAATATTTGCTCGAATAGTTTTGAAATCTACTCTCCTGCTGCGTAAGCGGAACGTTTCTCGCGTGCATGTGCCCCGTTCCTTCCTTGTTTTTACTTTGCagcaaaaggtaaacaaatactgCAGCACAGCgaaatttcacacaaaacctGGCAGCCAGCGGCTACCTGGACAGGAAGGCTGGATGtagctttatttaatttcgtaCAAATTAAACCGTTGAGCCACTCCTAGAGAACTGTATGCAAGTAGAAACAAAGGAATGAACAGTATTATTCTTACCAAGTAAATGATTGAGCCATCGAAGCAGTTGCTGTGGCCGAACACGTCTTGTCGTTTTGCACACCGTTCTATGGCGGAAGCTTTTGCACGCACTTGGAAACTCTTTGAACTCACGCTGCGCTACCGTTAGCACATTTCCTATGGTATCGTATGCACCTACATTCAGCCAGACGTTTTCGAGTGCCCATCGTAACACTATTTATTATCTCACACACCGTCGTCTCGCAGCACAATCACAATCTTCTTGATGCTGatgacatatttttttactattgaTGCACAGCAGATATCAACGGTTTCCTGTTCGTTATACTCGCAATCCACCGTTTCAATGGGAACGTTGTTCGATGCAGCACAAGATTTGGAGTCCTTCGCGGCCAATAAAACTATGCTGCGGTTGAGCAGTTaatcaaaatcaattaaatttcgATTCTATACAGTGAGAGTGGCTTGACAGTTGACcttgttttggatttttgcAGCCCGCCGTAGACTGTCCATATCGGGTGATGCACAACTTGATGTGATGTTGTTtgtctctctgtttctctagTTTGATTTATGTACACAAATCACGATGACGTCATCTGATGGTGAAATGCAACGAAGAACAGGTGTTCGGCTGGGGATTTCAAGATTCATATGGTTTCGCGTTATCGCACATAATCATTAGACCGCGGATATACCTGCATAAACGTGATCTAATCTATTATCGCGAAACAAATTCAATGTTCCGAAAAAAGTACCACCAACAAAGTCATTAATATTCTTCAGTAATGTTGAGCTTTAAACTCAAACAACTTcatggaatttaaaaattcaatcaatatgTCTGCTTTTATCTTGAGTTATTGACAATCTATTTTCGCGTATTgatgttaatttgttttttttttttgtattgctaCAATTGTTTACAAGATCGTCTCTGCCCAAAACCAGTTGAAATGAAATCTATGACAGACACTTTTCAAATAGTTCAACAAAACGTGTAGTCACCCCTTCACACATGTTTCAGCTGTCAAAATACACTCTGTTCTCACCTTCCTGTAGGTGACCCATATACCTTGTTCGATTGTTTCAGCAGCCGGGTTGCGCTCGTCGTTTACAGCGCTTTGAtacgttatttaaaaaatacttatttTGATCAATTTACATTCATTGCTTTATAGTCTTAGTTTTACACGATACACACCATGGACGACATCAATGGAGATATCATGTAAGTAGGATGGATAATTGGAAAGATATGTGTTATGCATGATTGCCGCCCGTTTGGCTTTGTTTACGTCAACATAACCTCGTTTGATTCAATGTCCACTGTGTTGCAAACCTCATCCTTCTAGCCAGTGGAGAAAATTGTGGCAGTTTGTTTCTGGCATACACTACGGCACACCGAATGCGGATGTGAAAGAGAAACTATTTCAAGTGTCCAAGGAACTGGTCGACGGTATACTGCACTACAAAAAGCCAAGCAAAGCATCGGAGCAAAAGCTGCAAAAGTTAATCAAAGATAGAAACCAGCTGAAGCTACAACCTTTCGCAAACAAATTGCATCAATATTTGGTAAGTGAGACATAATGGGAAAGTTGTAGCTTTACGGCATATTCATTATACTCACCAAACAGGACATTGATGCCGTGCAATCATGGCAAATACTGTGCTACTATTTGGTGAACGAGTATCGTGGGGCGGCCACCGCACTGGCCGAGTACATTTCCACGGAAACATCGATGGTGAAACTGTTGCACGATATCTGGACATACCACACGCTGGAACGAATGGTGCAACTGAAGGTGATGAAAAACATGCTGGAATACTTCCACTCGGGAACGCACCCATACTCGAAGGAGTATCGTGAGGTGGTGGAGCGAATGGGTTTACCAGCGCTTAGAAAATCATACCTCACACAGCTAACGCACCTGATCGCCGATCCGCCAACTACGCAGAAAACTATCCCCACCGATATTATGCACGGCCAAACGAGGGTCGCTTGCGCTGAACGAAGGCTGCGGGAAACGAACGAAATATTGCAGATTCTGTTGCTGATTGTGCACTACAGTGGCATTAGTCCGGAAGAGTTGGAACAACTGTTTAAACTATTCCGTGAGCATTCGTTCGGCAAGCAGCAGGAATATTTGGATCCCGGATCTGAGATACATTCTGAGCTGGTGAAGCGTATTACCTACAACGAGCTAGCGCTTGTTTTCCGCACTCTCGATCTGTCCGACAAGTTCGATGATGCCGACTGGATCGAGCGCGTGGTGTCGGGGCTGGATGGACCGATGGTATCGCTCCACCAATTTCCCGAGCATGGCCCTCTCCTGCTTGTGTGGATGTTGTTCAACTTTCGTCTACAGCATACGGTAGAGGATGAGGATACGACCAGACGCTACCAGCAGCTGGGATCGCGAGCCATCAAGCTGGGCGTGTTTGAATATCTGCACGCGATCGTATCGCATCCAATGTTCAAGGATCAAAGCCTAACGGCACGCATTGTACGGAAATCCATCTTTAATCATCTCGGGTTTTTGTGCCAACTGTTTGATGCGGACGAATCGATCGCGCATCATAGCAACATTTACGATCTGCTTAG
The DNA window shown above is from Anopheles funestus chromosome 3RL, idAnoFuneDA-416_04, whole genome shotgun sequence and carries:
- the LOC125771869 gene encoding exosome complex exonuclease RRP44; translation: MLTNKVFMKKTKRGNILKIVREHYLRDDIWCGSAVCHKCPLEENAVLLEDVPKSVSDRFTFPHYLLLDTNIILYQMDLLEESAIQNVIILNTVLDEVKHRSAVIYKRLRAILSNPERKFYTFVNEHHKDTYVERMPGESANDRNDRMIRTATEWYEKHLRQEKGKNAHIRIVLLSDDADNRAKAADLGLSTCSAAEYMEAAKENYAHLLDKIAQREVVCASKDPLFPSHLTVMQVHEGIKNGKLMQGGFLASRENYLEGYVRVEGIEKAVLIQGRMNLNRAVDGDVVAIEMLPESEWKAPSDVVLVDEQNDPGDMVEPDPTFSVKPQAEREPTAKIVGIIKRKWRQYCGILIPSHIQGSTRHIFVPAERKIPRIRIETRQAATLLSQRIIVAIDQWPRHSRYPQGHFVRALGPIGSKETENEVILLEHDVPHNRFSEDVLACLPQMPWVIRDEDLKRRVDLRGITICSVDPPGCTDIDDALHARRLPNGNIEVGVHIADVSHFIRPGTALDREAAGRATTVYLVDKRIDMVPELLSSNLCSLRGGEERFAFSCIWELDDEANIKHTKYHKSVIKSKNALTYEEAQIIIDDAKQTNEVATSLRMLNSLAKILKKRRTEKGALVLASPEIRFHVDSETHDPIDVKAKQLLETNSMVEEFMLLANVSVAEKIEKEFPECAMLRRHPCPPQSNYEPLVKAAQHQGFEIVTTSGKELATSLDNAVKRDNPYFNTMLRILATRCMMQAVYFISGTLQQDEFFHYGLAAPIYTHFTSPIRRYADIIVHRLLAACIGADSTYPELLDKKINSNLCNNLNYRNRMAQYAGRASVALHTHLFFRKRSEDEQAYILFIRKNALQILVPKYGFEGTIYVTGRNNEEIKTGVRFVYDEERQTQRCGNVVFRAFDPVVVRLSLDSTNVQHEKLVFELVEPYIEGFSIKPDGMEDEAPKRKSDQTPTKSKKSKKAK
- the LOC125771898 gene encoding N-alpha-acetyltransferase 60 isoform X1 yields the protein MAQSFTWFPVNHLGSTKNNERLHNSYEYPSVPLCSANDVQLRFLCPDDLEEVRTLCQDWFPIDYPLSWYVDITSSTRFFALAAIYNFSIIGLIVAEIKSYSKLNKECALFRPQDRGILPESMGRDAEIGYILSLGVHRKYRQNGIGSLLLDSLINHLTTAERHKVKAIFLHVLTTNRTAILFYERRGFVLHSFLPYYYSIRGKCKDGFTYVSYINGGHSPWSLYDYLKYWCSQILTAGGLCPWICGRMRTAFRWVCYRTVGRFNLQQDE
- the LOC125771898 gene encoding N-alpha-acetyltransferase 60 isoform X2, which translates into the protein MAQSFTWFPVNHLGSTKNNERLHNSYEYPSVPLCSANDVQLRFLCPDDLEEVRTLCQDWFPIDYPLSWYVDITSSTRFFALAAIYNFSIIGLIVAEIKSYSKLNKEDRGILPESMGRDAEIGYILSLGVHRKYRQNGIGSLLLDSLINHLTTAERHKVKAIFLHVLTTNRTAILFYERRGFVLHSFLPYYYSIRGKCKDGFTYVSYINGGHSPWSLYDYLKYWCSQILTAGGLCPWICGRMRTAFRWVCYRTVGRFNLQQDE
- the LOC125771898 gene encoding N-alpha-acetyltransferase 60 isoform X3; protein product: MAQSFTWFPVNHLGSTKNNERLHNSYEYPSVPLCSANDVQLRFLCPDDLEEVRTLCQDWFPIDYPLSWYVDITSSTRFFALAAIYNFSIIGLIVAEIKSYSKLNKECALFRPQDRGILPESMGRDAEIGYILSLGVHRKYRQNGIGSLLLDSLINHLTTAERHKVKAIFLHVLTTNRTAILFYERRGFVLHSFLPYYYSIRGKCKDGFTYVSYINGGHSPWSLYGARKF